Genomic window (Paenibacillus sp. 37):
GGTTCTGTACTGGAAGAAGCGGCAGCAGCGACTCCGGATAAGGGAGCGACAGCCGTTTGGAGCAGCATGAGGATGGCGGTGGCTGTAATGAAGGTGCGCATGCCTTTACGTTTGGCAGATTGGAACGATGATGTCATAGATATGAACCTCCCGTAGTTAAGAAAATGATAGGTGTTGTTCACTAGTCACTATACATTAACCCAATTGGTGCAGGATGTGGTTGCGGAATGGTGACAAATTCTTCTGTTATTTTTAACTTTTGGAGGGTGGAAGATAGAGGAAGTTTTCTGCGAAAATAAATTTTGCACAACTGGAAACTTTTGAGCTGATCTGAACGTCTTAGATGTGCACAGGTAAATACAGGAATTAATGAAAAGAACAGCGAATCTATTTCGATGTTAACTAATTGTGAGAATGGGGATATGGGATATGAGGAAAGCGGGAGGAAAACAAGTGAAGAAGGTAATGTCAGCGCTGGCTGTATCGGCCATGCTGATGTCCGCACTTCCAACGTCGGTTATGGATGCAGCTGCGAGAATCAGCATATATATTAATGATGCAGAGTTATCCTCTGCTCAGGCACCTGTGATGAAAGGCGGACGCGTACTGGTTCCGCTTCGGTCGATTTTTGAAGGATTGGATGCGAAGGTACAGTACACGAACAGAACCAAAACGATTGTTGCAACTCGCGATGATCAGGAAGTTACTTTGAAACTTGGTTCCAAAACGGCATACATCAACGGGGAAGCGATATCGCTCGATGTACCTGCGAACACGATTAAGGGCAACACGATGGTTCCAATTCGTTTTGTCAGTGAAGCTTTTGGAGAAAAAGTGTTCTGGAACTCACGCAATCAGCGTGTAGATATTAAGACAACAGCAACACCTCCAGTAGATGAGACACAATATGCTGCTTGGAACATCTATGGTTCGGTATCCGGAAGTAACGGAGACGGTCGTGACTTGACCGTGAGCTTCACACGTCCAACTTCAGAGAAGGCGGTATCTGCTTACCGGATTATGCTGGTAAAAACACGCGATGTGAATAGCTTCACGGAGTCCTCAGCAACTGCCGTACCTTCTGCGAACTATACATCTGTTACACCGAATGGCAGCAACCCAAAACTGACGCTTAATGCACAGACGCGTGACGTGAACGGGGATTTGCTCAATAGCAATGAAACGTATCGCCTGTATGTACTGACTGTTGGTAACAGCAGCAATAATTATAAAAATGCATTGAACTGGTCTTCCCAGGCTTTGAAGCTCAATATTGTGAAATCCACAGTACAGGCAGTTACAAGTCTGCGTGCCGCAGATATTAGCGACTATGGCGATGGCCGCGATCTGGAGATTAACTTCACGCAGCCGAGCACGACATCGAACATTACGTATTATCGTGCATTTGTGGTTAAAGCGAAGGACTCTTCTGCATTCAATCTGGCTGCAGCGAACAAAGTGTCCAGTGCAAACTCCACGATCATATACAAAGGAAACAGTACCGCAGTGAAAAGCCAGCTGACCTCTTCGACACGGGATACCTCTGGCGAATTGATTAAAAGCGGCACAGCGTATGTGGTTTACATCTTGTCGGTAAGCACTAATACAACAACAGACAGCAAACTGTCCGCAGCATCATCTTCACTTACACTGTCCGTGAACACAGCAACGTCTCCAGTAATTACGCAGGTGAAGGATAACTCGGATTATGGAGATGGTCGTGATATTCAGGTGAGCTTTAACCGTTCATCGGATGAGTCCAAGGTGGCGAATTATCGCGTCTTTGTGGTGCGTAACTCGGTTGCCAGCAGCTTCAATCTGACAACGGCAAGTAACCTTTCCTCCAGTCTGTACTATACGGTGAATAAAACAGGTAACAACATTACAACGACTTTGCCTTCATCCATGAAGGACACAAGTGGTTATAACGTAACGAATCTGCAAGATTATCGCATCTTTGTGATGGCGGTGGGCAATCAGCAAAATGGATACACCAATGCGCTGTCAGCTTCCTCCACTGCTCTGAGACTGACAACGACCGGTAACGCGGGAGTCATTAGCAACCTGGCTGTTGCGGATATTGGTG
Coding sequences:
- a CDS encoding copper amine oxidase N-terminal domain-containing protein — translated: MKKVMSALAVSAMLMSALPTSVMDAAARISIYINDAELSSAQAPVMKGGRVLVPLRSIFEGLDAKVQYTNRTKTIVATRDDQEVTLKLGSKTAYINGEAISLDVPANTIKGNTMVPIRFVSEAFGEKVFWNSRNQRVDIKTTATPPVDETQYAAWNIYGSVSGSNGDGRDLTVSFTRPTSEKAVSAYRIMLVKTRDVNSFTESSATAVPSANYTSVTPNGSNPKLTLNAQTRDVNGDLLNSNETYRLYVLTVGNSSNNYKNALNWSSQALKLNIVKSTVQAVTSLRAADISDYGDGRDLEINFTQPSTTSNITYYRAFVVKAKDSSAFNLAAANKVSSANSTIIYKGNSTAVKSQLTSSTRDTSGELIKSGTAYVVYILSVSTNTTTDSKLSAASSSLTLSVNTATSPVITQVKDNSDYGDGRDIQVSFNRSSDESKVANYRVFVVRNSVASSFNLTTASNLSSSLYYTVNKTGNNITTTLPSSMKDTSGYNVTNLQDYRIFVMAVGNQQNGYTNALSASSTALRLTTTGNAGVISNLAVADIGDNGDGRDLRVSFNKAADESRISGYRVYVVRSGNVGNFTLSAANASNYYTQVNKTGGNLSVTLPNAYDTSGSKVQEGVSYRVFVVSVSNSGNASQNALSSYSSLITLSKTAVLTAPTSITAKDIGDNGNGSDISVTFNRSANETNVHHYRVFVVKKTNVSGFDLAEANRNPNFIPQSKTGGSGNYTLTLNNARTTDGADIRNDEDYRIFVLAVSNTGTISNVLSTVYYDVRLSVTSEVGKVAITDVEVKKEEQAAGNATDVKVTYTKPVPDQAIGRYVLMVVPASTTFDLNAAKKTAKSSNSLDVSASTVTELPISLSDSNGDEIKAGAYKIVILSESSDGKRESSMTTSTPFTIKAKKQAPTPVNSVIDLKTTVSASSINIIFTKPNEVGIARYDVYIIKEESSSGTTGRVLKDVSVGGAPLATVDIGISAKDSEDAVFGAGKYKVLVVSVVSEPTKYTSVHAEGTFEILPAPSGTGQGTDNMGAGTSGGNGTQPSATNELSTTQGS